The following proteins are co-located in the Triticum aestivum cultivar Chinese Spring chromosome 1A, IWGSC CS RefSeq v2.1, whole genome shotgun sequence genome:
- the LOC123056825 gene encoding uncharacterized protein produces the protein MSSFAGQQSRPWMGDAAAATPSGDARDDGASSMKDIGSSTNASAISFGFAATAILIAMFLLMAIFEHLIKPGWAASRGSRDDGDGDVHGRRAQPPHSHPGRHPRDHGSPEKLPPPPKMEAVVAAADLTVVMPGQRYPTFLAQPAPLLLPCTREGVRWPPHHDHRRPFLPP, from the exons ATGAGCAGCTTCGCGGGGCAGCAGTCGAGGCCGTGGATgggggacgccgccgccgccaccccgtcgGGCGACGCGAGGGACGACGGCGCCTCCTCCATGAAGGACATCGGCTCCTCCACCAACGCCAGCGCCATCTCCTTCGGCTTCGCCGCCACCGCCATCCTCATCGCCATGTTCCTCCTCATGGCCATCTTCGAGCACCTCATCAAGCCCGGATGGGCGGCCTCCCGGGGCTcccgcgacgacggcgacggcgacgtccACGGGCGCCGCGCCCAGCCGCCGCACTCGCACCCCGGCAGGCACCCGCGCGaccacggctcgccggagaagctCCCGCCTCCGCCCAAG ATGGAGgccgtggtggcggcggcggacctGACGGTGGTGATGCCGGGGCAGCGGTACCCGACGTTCCTGGCGCAACCGGCGCCCCTCCTGCTTCCTTGCACGAGAGAAGGCGTGCGTTGGCCGCCGCACCATGACCATCGCCGCCCCTTTCTGCCGCCATGA
- the LOC123148356 gene encoding uncharacterized protein — translation MNGYSNLASSPPPVAVAVAAVTKGARARRSLELTHTKETNAWEGLAIGAVTLARTFSTGSQRLCSRSGDKARGALPGAMRRAFSMRRHPAAPGKGDGHYWRIHDMEGDSDHGDGHNAAAEEERGVEKEHEEKKEPRREEGRPKEEAKTKKKRGNHNILKACKKLFRL, via the coding sequence ATGAATGGCTACTCCAACCTCGCCTCCTCGCCCCCGccagtggcggtggcggtggcggcggtgaccAAGGGCGCCCGGGCCAGGCGATCGCTGGAGCTGACCCACACCAAGGAGACCAACGCGTGGGAAGGGCTGGCCATCGGGGCGGTCACCCTGGCGAGGACCTTCTCCACCGGCTCGCAGAGGCTCTGCAGCAGGTCCGGTGACAAGGCCAGGGGCGCCCTGCCGGGCGCCATGAGGAGGGCCTTCTCCATGCGGAGGCACCCCGCGGCTCCCGGCAAGGGCGACGGGCACTACTGGAGGATCCACGACATGGAGGGGGACAGCGACCACGGCGACGGCCACAATGCGGCGGCCGAGGAGGAGCGCGGCGTGGAGAAGGAGCACGAGGAGAAGAAGGAGCCGCGGCGAGAGGAAGGTCGGCCGAAGGAGGAGGccaagacgaagaagaagagaggcAACCACAACATCCTCAAGGCGTGCAAGAAACTCTTCCGGTTGTGA